One window from the genome of Dyadobacter sp. CECT 9275 encodes:
- a CDS encoding HPr family phosphocarrier protein encodes MISKEYTILAPEGIHARPATALVRLVKKFKSGISLKKGDKTIQLNSMLNILALSTKGGDLISILIDGEDEAEAASAMDIFFNEHLPNL; translated from the coding sequence ATGATTTCAAAAGAATACACCATCCTTGCTCCCGAAGGGATACATGCCAGACCAGCCACCGCTTTGGTAAGGCTTGTTAAGAAGTTCAAATCGGGTATAAGTTTAAAAAAAGGGGATAAAACCATCCAGTTAAACAGCATGTTGAACATTCTGGCATTGTCGACAAAAGGAGGGGATCTTATTTCCATATTAATCGACGGGGAAGATGAGGCAGAGGCGGCGTCGGCGATGGATATTTTTTTTAATGAACATTTGCCAAATTTGTAA
- a CDS encoding 6-phosphogluconolactonase — MKITICKTEQEFNVTAAWRIIAQMLEKPDAVIGLSTGQTTMDMHAIVSHIYTQYPFDVSRITLFNVDELTNLPREYAGSCYTMIRNQIAGPLGIPEENFIMPPTMSDNFEREAALFEQRLAERGGADLQMLGLGLNGHIGINQPGTPFESETWVSPMDPDFEARVRRETKVPEGTELGGLTRGIKNIMHTRKLILIAKGSHKAEMVEKAILGPVTTDIPASIVQMHPNCEILLDADAGARIAGRV, encoded by the coding sequence ATGAAAATCACAATCTGTAAAACCGAACAGGAATTTAACGTCACGGCAGCATGGCGGATTATAGCCCAGATGCTTGAAAAACCGGATGCCGTTATCGGACTTTCTACGGGACAAACTACGATGGATATGCATGCGATCGTCTCCCATATCTACACCCAGTATCCTTTTGATGTATCGCGTATCACCCTTTTTAACGTTGACGAACTGACTAATCTGCCCCGGGAATATGCCGGAAGCTGTTATACGATGATACGCAATCAGATTGCGGGGCCGCTTGGTATCCCGGAGGAGAATTTTATTATGCCTCCCACCATGTCCGATAACTTTGAAAGGGAAGCGGCACTATTTGAGCAGCGCCTGGCCGAAAGGGGAGGAGCGGACCTGCAGATGCTTGGGCTGGGCCTCAATGGCCATATTGGGATTAATCAACCCGGGACACCATTTGAAAGTGAAACATGGGTATCTCCCATGGATCCTGACTTTGAAGCGCGGGTTCGCAGAGAAACGAAGGTGCCCGAAGGAACAGAGCTGGGCGGGCTAACGCGTGGTATCAAGAACATCATGCATACCCGGAAACTGATACTGATTGCCAAGGGTTCTCACAAAGCCGAAATGGTAGAAAAGGCAATACTGGGACCTGTTACCACGGATATCCCGGCATCCATCGTTCAGATGCATCCTAACTGCGAGATACTTCTGGATGCCGATGCAGGAGCAAGGATTGCGGGGAGGGTCTAG